A stretch of the Lolium perenne isolate Kyuss_39 chromosome 3, Kyuss_2.0, whole genome shotgun sequence genome encodes the following:
- the LOC127345961 gene encoding remorin 4.1, which produces MSESDRLQRLATPSAPAEDDVDVDADGTTFRDIHPSPAPTPLRQPSWDVASQRSLSSYSDEQFMASMSREFTAMVDAGGNPGPGDSSNDLQLARIGEHEPERETNPLATVADPGCPTSEEVVEVRQVKKEEAEAKVAAWQAEEVAKINSKFKREEVVINGWESQQINKATTYLSKIERKLEEERAKATEKAQNEVARARRKAEEKRASAEAVRGTKTARVLELANFMKAVGRVPTKRSFFSFSS; this is translated from the exons ATGTCGGAGAGCGACCGGCTTCAGCGGCTGGCGACGCCGTCGGCCCCGGCGGAGGATGACGTGGACGTGGACGCCGACGGGACGACTTTCCGGGACATCCACCCGTCTCCGGCGCCGACGCCGCTGCGGCAGCCCTCCTGGGACGTGGCTAGCCAGCGCTCGCTGTCCTCCTACTCGGACGAGCAGTTTATGGCCAGCATGAGTCGCGAGTTCACGGCCATGGTGGACGCGGGGGGCAACCCTGGCCCCGGGGACTCCAGCAACGACCTGCAGCTGGCGCGCATCGGGGAGCACGAGCCTGAGCGGGAGACCAACCCGTTGGCCACCGTGGCGGACCCCGGCTGCCCTACGTctgaggaggtggtggaggtgcGGCAGGTgaagaaggaggaggcggaggcgaaGGTAGCGGCGTGGCAGGCGGAGGAGGTGGCCAAGATCAACAGCAAGTTCAAGCGGGAGGAGGTGGTGATCAACGGGTGGGAGAGCCAGCAGATCAACAAGGCCACCACGTACCTCAGCAAGATCGAG AGGAAGCTAGAGGAGGAGCGCGCCAAAGCGACGGAGAAGGCGCAGAACGAGGTGGCACGGGCGCGGCGGAAGGCGGAGGAGAAGCGGGCGTCGGCGGAGGCGGTGCGGGGGACCAAGACAGCCAGAGTCCTGGAGCTGGCCAACTTCATGAAGGCCGTCGGCAGGGTGCCCACCAAGCgctccttcttctccttctcttccTAG